Proteins encoded by one window of Lathyrus oleraceus cultivar Zhongwan6 chromosome 1, CAAS_Psat_ZW6_1.0, whole genome shotgun sequence:
- the LOC127110954 gene encoding uncharacterized protein LOC127110954, with product MNFGKNYGNLLSILNQRVDHTTLVTLAQFYDLPLRCFTFQYFKLAPTLEEFERLVRIPMKNKPLFEGIDESLPLEIIASTLHMDEKEVEANLETKGNTKGFLINFLLERAHTLLKAESWDTCYSTIALAIYGIVLFPNMDGFIDMAAICVFLAGNPVPTLLDDVYYYMSHRYTKKKGMIACCAPLLYQWFLEHLPKTGIWVDQTDVSWPQILGLLRSEDLSWYSKEYINIDIIFSCGDFPNLPLVGTQGCVNSNPVLSLRQLGYPIEGPPEARSLEAFLLLDFGVENPSLFQRIREAWKNFNRKGKADLGRANGITKEPYFHWEREYVIEDYESFKKTIDFLQGDRDKFRAKLDGLVGFCNWAAKELPWKLRDAIEVLKEDRTPPAIISFILLCRGLLKRFKEELEELQARKHAI from the exons ATGAACTTTGGGAAGAATTATGGCAATCTGCTCAGCATCCTCAACCAACGAGTGGACCATACAACTTTAGTCACTCTAGCACAATTCTATGACCTACCTTTAAGATGTTTCACATTCCAATACTTCAAGCTAGCACCAACGTTGGAAGAATTCGAGCGTCTTGTTAGGATCCCTATGAAGAACAAGCCACTATTTGAAGGGATAGATGAATCTTTGCCCCTTGAGATCATTGCTAGCACGCTTCACATGGACGAAAAGGAGGTAGAGGCTAACCTAGAGACCAaagggaataccaaaggatttttGATAAATTTTCTCTTGGAAAGAGCTCATACCCTACTAAAAGCAGAAAGTTGGGACACTTGTTACTCTACTATTGCGTTAGCCATCTATGGCATCGTCCTGTTCCCAAATATGGATGGTTTCATAGACATGGCTGCTATTTGCGTTTTCCTTGCTGGAAACCCAGTACCCACCTTGTTAGATGATGTTTACTATTACATGAGCCATAGGTACACCAAGAAGAAAGGAAtgattgcttgttgtgctcctttaCTATATCAGTGGTTTCTTGAGCATCTTCCGAAGACAGGTATTTGGGTAGACCAGACAGATGTTAGTTGGCCTCAGATATTGGGATTACTCCGATCCGAAGATCTTTCTTGGTATTCCAAAGAATACATCAACATTGACATCATATTCAGCTGTGGAGATTTCCCTAATCTACCACTTGTTGGAACTCAAGGATGCGTGAATTCTAACCCGGTTTTATCACTAAGACAGCTTGGTTACCCAATAGAAGGCCCTCCAGAGGCAAGGtctttggaagctttcttgttGCTTGACTTTGGGGTTGAGAATCCTAGCTTGTTCCAACGAATCAGAGAGGCTTGGAAGAATTTCAATCGAAAAGGGAAAGCTGATTTGGGGAGAGcaaatgggattacaaaagaaccataCTTTCATTGG GAACGAGAGtatgtgattgaagattatgaatcctttaagaagaccatagaCTTCTTGCAAGGAGATAGGGATAAGTTCCGTGCAAAGCTCGATGGGCTAGTAGGGTTCTGTAATTGGGCGGCTAAAGAATTACCATGGAAGTTAAGAGACGCAATTGAAGTGTTGAAGGAAGATAGGACTCCTCCAGCCATAATCAGTTTCATTCTGCTCTGTAGAGGGTTGCTGAAGAGATTCAAGGAAGAACTAGAAGAGCTCCAAGCCAGAAAGCATGCAATTTAA